The Sulfolobales archaeon DNA segment CCTACTACCCAGCAGCCTCCAGATCTTCGCTGACATATACCCACTATCAAGGATAGTGGATAGCGTTAGAAACATAGCAGTATATGAATGGGATCCCATCCAGGCAATCCTATATTCAGCCCCCGCAATAATAGCCAGCATAGCAATAATCATAATAGGATGGATCCTATATAGAAGAGCGCTAGAGAAAGCCATTGAAAACCCATAACACAGATAGGATCAAACATTATTAGAAAATCAAATCGTTCCCCTACTCCAAAGAGCATATCCCTTGATATAGACCCTTACAACTCCGTTGAAGCTTATCTCATTGAGTTCCACGTACCGCTTCTAAAAAGCATAGCAAACCTATTAAATTAGATATGGTGGAACCATGTTTCCAGACAATATCTTGGGAGCGCTCACACGGCACAGTCACTAAGGATAGGTAGACAGTTAAATCCAATATTAACATTATTGATCATCTATCCCTTATGCTCTTCATCGATGATCTTTGCAAGCTCATATAGATCTACTTTACCCTCTAAACTCCTCAGCTCACTAAGAATCTTTTCAGCGTTTTCCCGCTCAATATTCTCTAGTTCCTCAAATAACTTTCTCTTCACAAGCTCGGATATATTGATACCATAGCTCTCAAGCTTTTCCTTCAACCACCTCGGGATCCTAATACTTATAACAACACTCAAAACAAACCCTGTATAGATAACCATGTATACGGATTATTTATATCTAAAAACGTCTGATAACGAAGATACTATAAGGAATATAACTTGGGGAAGATATATGGATCATAATAGCTGACCTCTCCTCTGGAGGACGGGGGCTTTCAGTTGCAAAAGCCTCGGGATATCGTATCTGGCTTTTTACTTTAAGGGGCAAGATTCCCACAGGGTGAAGCGGAGATCATGTTCTCTCTAGGTTGTGGATGTTTTTCTAACTCTTAGCGGATGTCTCCATATAAGGGTAGGTTGAAAGGGCGTATATATTATCTCAAGACCTCTATGGAATGGGGGTGTGGGTTGAAGATAAAAGATATAAAGGTGGAGATTTTCTCCCATAAAGTCGATCTAGCAGATTTTGGAGGGGGAAGAGATCTCGCAGTGGTGAGGGTTATAACGGATGATGGGGTGGAGGGTATCAGCTATGTTCCAGGTTTCTCGCATATTCCAACCCCCCTTTCAAGGGCCTTCAAGGAGATTGTGGAGGGTGTTATTAGGGAGAACATAGTGGGGCTGGACCCCACATCTATTGAGGCGATTTGGAACAGGTTATTCCACAGACTCACTAGATGGGGTAGGCGGGGCATAGTTATACAGGCTATATCAGGCATCGATATGGCTCTCTGGGATATACTCGGCAAGATCTCGGGTCTTCCTCTCTGGAGACTCTTGGGAGGCTATAGAGAGGATGTGCCGGCATATGCTAATGTTGCACACCACCTACCTCCAAGGGAGCTTGCTAAGAAGGCTATTGAGTATTATGAGAAGGGTTTTAGAGCTTTCAAGATAAGGGGGGCTAGGACTGAGGTTCCATTTGAGGAGGCCACAGAGAGGATCAGGGCTATTAGGGATGCTCTTGGATATGATGTTAAGCTAATGGTTGATATGAACGGATCTCTGGATACACATCAAGCCATAGAGTATCTGAGGAAATGGGAGAGATATGATCTCTATTGGATCGAAGAACCCCTACACCCAGATAACCTAGAGGGATATAAGAGGATTAAGAAATACTCTAACACCATGATCGCTGCTGGTGAGCAACACTCAACAGTACATGACTTCAGAGTCCTCGTAGAGGATGAGCTTGTCGACGTAGTGCAGCCTGATGCCTCCTGGTGTGGTGGGATAAGCGAGTGGCTCAAGATCTGGTCCATAGCAACAGCATATGGAGTACCAGTCGCACCCCACGCACTACACCCCATACATGCTCACCTAGTGGCTGCCAAGCCGAACACCATGTGGGTGGAGTACTTCTACCCCGATAACCCCCTCTACTCGCTGGTGTATGAGGTGTTTGAAGAGCCCAGAGAATCTCTATATGCTGAGAAAGGATCTCTGAAAGCCCCTAAGAGCCCGGGTCTAGGGCTTAAGCTGAAGAAAGCTTCATGATCTCCCCTTCCTTGCTTAACAATATAAATGATCTTTAATGATATGATTACAGCTAGATATATATGTTGGAAGCTATACACCTCTCGATCCTAGCCTTAACCCTTTTCTGACTAAGATCTCTATCCATATATATTCTAATCATTTTACCGCCTAGCTCTGCCACAGCCTCGTAGTACTCGCCTGAGAATGTTGTGCTTATAATATTAACTTCGAGATCCCCATCACCAATAGCCACATCCCTGGGCGAGAAGTATATAAGAGCATCGGATCCCTCCTTTAGATCACCCCTAGCTGTGCACTTAATAGTAGCACCCCCTATATCAACCTCTACAGAGTCTCTATATACCCTGACTACTCTACCCCTTACAATGTTAAATCTTAGTAGGCTAGCTAGCACAGGATCATCAACAGATCTATATATCTCGCTTGGTGTCCCAACCTTTCTGAAGAGACCATCAGATATAAGGGCGATCCTGTCTCCGAGGGCAAATGCCTCCCTTATATCGTGTGTAACATATATCGAGGTGATTCTAAGGCTCTTTATAGTCTCTCTAAGCCATATCCTAGCCTCATCTCTAAGGGCTGCATCTAGATTAGATATGGGCTCGTCCAGGAGCAGTAGAGAGGGCTCTAACACTATGGCCCTTGCAAGTGCTACCCTCTGCTGCTGCCCACCAGAGAGCTGCCATGGGTATCTATCTAGCAGATGATCTATCTTTAGAGACTCGGCAACAGATTTAACTCTCCTCGCTATCTCTTCCCTAGGCATCTTCTTGATCTTGAGGCCAAAAGCTATGTTATCCCAAACCTTCATATGAGGCCATAGACCCCATGTCTGGGGCACATATCCTACAGATCTCTTTTCCGGGGGTAGGTTGATTCCCTTTGAATAGCTGAAGACCTCCTTACCACCTATAACTATCTCCCCCTTATCAGGGGTTTCAAGACCTGCTATGCATCTCAGAAAGGTTGTTTTACCACTGCCTGATGGGCCTATCACCACGAAGATCTCTCCCTTCTCAATACCCAGAGATCTACCCTCCATATTGAGGGCCACAACAGAGCCAAACTTCTTCACAAGGTCTGAGACATAGAGGATGCTCATATACATCACCCATAGGGCTTCCAACCCAGCCTAAATATAGCTATGGTCATAGCCAGTATAATTATAACCAACATCGATGAGAGCGCAGATACAACACCTATCTCTCCAGAGCCATATGACATTATAAGAAACGCTCCGACAACCATTGTCTGGGGTAGAACTAGTAGAGTGGCTATCGCATAATCACGAATAGAATATATGAACATAACCAGCCAAGAGATCAGAACAGCCCTTTTAACCAATGGCAATACAACCTTCCTAAGGGTTATAGACGCGCTGGCCCCGTGAACCCTTGCAACCTCCTCCAGCTCGGGGGAGAGCTGGCCTAGGCTTGATACCAGCACCCTTGTACCCATGATAGACCATGCAGTAACATGGGCTATCGCTATCCCTAGGGGGGTATATAGAATTGGCCTGAGGGGTGTGAAGAGATATATCCACAGAAATGCTAGGCCCATCACAATACCCGGCATAGCTCTGGGAAGCGTTGAAACCACATCGAATAACCTACTCTCAAAAACATTTCTACTCCTCATGATAGAGAGTGAGAAGCCTATACATGCTAGAGTGCCTAGAGAGGCTGCTATTAGCGCTATCTCTAGCGTATTCATAATTATCCCTCTATGATATTCAGAGGATAGAATTGTTATATAGTAGTCAAGCGAGAAACCTCCTTTACCACCATAGAGAGGATTAAGCGATCTCATTATTAGAGAGGCTAGTGGTATGAGCACAGCGAATACGAGATATAATAGCAGAGCAGCTGTGGCAACTCCTCTCCACACCGGTGAAACAGCTATTTTGGCGATGCTCCTGACCCTAGATCCTAGAACAGCATATCTTCTTGAAAGCCTCATAGCTAGGTATCTCTGAAGGAATAGAAGAGATAATGCCATGTAGATGAGTATTGATGCTGCTACAGCCTCTTTAGGATAGTTAGGGGTTATGCTGAGAACCTGTTGCTGATATATATAGGTGGTCAGCACAAGCCCCCCAACCGATGTATAGAATAAAAGTGGGATGCCAAATTGCTCCATCCCCAATATAAAGAGTAGAATTGCTGAAAACACTATAGAGGGCCTTATCAATGGCATCACCACCCTCGTGATCACTAGCAGCGCTCTCGCCCCATGAGACCTGGCCACCTCTTCATAGGAGGAATCTATCCCCAGAATCGATGTTGATATGATTACATATGCATTGGGCACATGGATCAATGCTGATATAATTCCACTAGGGATCAAGCCATATATATCTCCCCACAGATTTGGAAACACACCAGCAGGCCCATATGAATATAGCCATGCAAAGCCCCAGATAATGGGTGAGATGAACATGGGGATTATCAGCATGGGCTCTATAACCCTAGCCCCATATACCCCTATCTTGTGGATAGCTATAGCTGCGAACAAAGCTATTGGAAGCGCTAGTACTGTGAGCGCTGCTATAGCGAGCGAACCTATCAAAGCTCTATAGAAATCATGATCTCTGAGGGTAGATAGATAGCTATCTATCGTTACATGGAGACCCTTTTCATAAAAGGCTGCTCCTAGAAAGGATTGATAGACAATTATACCCATAGCCAGCACAGCTATTGCGGCGAAAAAAATAGATACTATTTTGAAGATCTGGTTTATCAACCTATCCTATCCCCAACCACTTCTTCCACATCGATATAAAGCTATTCCTAACATCGGGTTTTAACAGCTCGTCAATAATGCCATCGCCAAACCTAACTATCATTGGTTTCCTAACGTTTGCCTGGATATATTTGAGGGATAGCTGTGGGTAGAACGGATTATCTCCCATAACAATTACATTTGATGTTTGGGCCAACGCTTTCTGCCCCTCGTCGGAGAAGACGAATTCCATGAAGAGCTTAGCTGCATTGGGATTCCTAGCCTCCTTAGTTATGAACATTGTTATAGGCATGAGAACTACTATATCTGTGGGGATAAACACGCCTACCCTCGGATCATTTACGGCTTCTCTAAACGCGTAGTTGGCGAAGAGGCTTGTAGATATCACAGCCTGCCCGGTCTTGATCATCTCGATCTGAGGCCCTGTTGCTGTATGCATAACAACGCCGATGGAGCCAGCGGCTGTGAAGATCTTCTGTATCAGGTCGGGTTCTCCCTTATACAGGTAGTAGGTGAATGTTAAGGCAAAAGCGCTCCCCTCAATATTAAACGTTGCCACACTCCTTGGAGGGAAGAGATCCTTCCTCTCTGTTAGCAGTTTAAGTATATCCGAGTAGGACTTAGGCGCCAAGTCTTTTGGAACCTTTTGAGTGCTATATATAGGGGCTACCAAGCCGAAGAACGGTATATATACTAGATCTCTGTATTTAGCTGCCTCAGGTATCCTATCATATATAGTCAATCTATACGGCTGAGCACTACCATTTTGGATAAGCAGATACTGTAGATCAGCTCCTGAGGACCACAGAATATCAGCTGTAGGAGCACCCGCAGCCCTCTCGCTAACATATCTATTATAGAGCTGTACCGAGTTAAGCTCTACATATTGAAGATCTATAAAGGGATACTTAGCCTTAAAAGCATTTAGAAGAGGCTCTGCACTCGGCCTATCAACAGTGCTATATATTATGAGCTTGCCCTCTTTTCTAGCAGCCTCAACTATAGGTGCTAGGAGCTGCTCGGGAGTAGGTGTCTGAGTAGCTGTTGCTATGGGTGTCTGGGGCGGTGTTGTTGCAGGCTGTTGGATCGTTGTTACATATGTTTGTGTAAACACCTGGGTAGCTGTTCTCCATATTGTTAGCGTCTGCTGTGTAGCTCCA contains these protein-coding regions:
- a CDS encoding antitoxin; amino-acid sequence: MSVVISIRIPRWLKEKLESYGINISELVKRKLFEELENIERENAEKILSELRSLEGKVDLYELAKIIDEEHKG
- a CDS encoding mandelate racemase/muconate lactonizing enzyme family protein codes for the protein MKIKDIKVEIFSHKVDLADFGGGRDLAVVRVITDDGVEGISYVPGFSHIPTPLSRAFKEIVEGVIRENIVGLDPTSIEAIWNRLFHRLTRWGRRGIVIQAISGIDMALWDILGKISGLPLWRLLGGYREDVPAYANVAHHLPPRELAKKAIEYYEKGFRAFKIRGARTEVPFEEATERIRAIRDALGYDVKLMVDMNGSLDTHQAIEYLRKWERYDLYWIEEPLHPDNLEGYKRIKKYSNTMIAAGEQHSTVHDFRVLVEDELVDVVQPDASWCGGISEWLKIWSIATAYGVPVAPHALHPIHAHLVAAKPNTMWVEYFYPDNPLYSLVYEVFEEPRESLYAEKGSLKAPKSPGLGLKLKKAS
- a CDS encoding ABC transporter ATP-binding protein, which translates into the protein MSILYVSDLVKKFGSVVALNMEGRSLGIEKGEIFVVIGPSGSGKTTFLRCIAGLETPDKGEIVIGGKEVFSYSKGINLPPEKRSVGYVPQTWGLWPHMKVWDNIAFGLKIKKMPREEIARRVKSVAESLKIDHLLDRYPWQLSGGQQQRVALARAIVLEPSLLLLDEPISNLDAALRDEARIWLRETIKSLRITSIYVTHDIREAFALGDRIALISDGLFRKVGTPSEIYRSVDDPVLASLLRFNIVRGRVVRVYRDSVEVDIGGATIKCTARGDLKEGSDALIYFSPRDVAIGDGDLEVNIISTTFSGEYYEAVAELGGKMIRIYMDRDLSQKRVKARIERCIASNIYI
- a CDS encoding iron ABC transporter permease, with the translated sequence MINQIFKIVSIFFAAIAVLAMGIIVYQSFLGAAFYEKGLHVTIDSYLSTLRDHDFYRALIGSLAIAALTVLALPIALFAAIAIHKIGVYGARVIEPMLIIPMFISPIIWGFAWLYSYGPAGVFPNLWGDIYGLIPSGIISALIHVPNAYVIISTSILGIDSSYEEVARSHGARALLVITRVVMPLIRPSIVFSAILLFILGMEQFGIPLLFYTSVGGLVLTTYIYQQQVLSITPNYPKEAVAASILIYMALSLLFLQRYLAMRLSRRYAVLGSRVRSIAKIAVSPVWRGVATAALLLYLVFAVLIPLASLIMRSLNPLYGGKGGFSLDYYITILSSEYHRGIIMNTLEIALIAASLGTLACIGFSLSIMRSRNVFESRLFDVVSTLPRAMPGIVMGLAFLWIYLFTPLRPILYTPLGIAIAHVTAWSIMGTRVLVSSLGQLSPELEEVARVHGASASITLRKVVLPLVKRAVLISWLVMFIYSIRDYAIATLLVLPQTMVVGAFLIMSYGSGEIGVVSALSSMLVIIILAMTIAIFRLGWKPYG
- a CDS encoding extracellular solute-binding protein, with the protein product MAIKSSRMLYVIMIIAIVVAAVAGFLAGQSYAPGATQQTLTIWRTATQVFTQTYVTTIQQPATTPPQTPIATATQTPTPEQLLAPIVEAARKEGKLIIYSTVDRPSAEPLLNAFKAKYPFIDLQYVELNSVQLYNRYVSERAAGAPTADILWSSGADLQYLLIQNGSAQPYRLTIYDRIPEAAKYRDLVYIPFFGLVAPIYSTQKVPKDLAPKSYSDILKLLTERKDLFPPRSVATFNIEGSAFALTFTYYLYKGEPDLIQKIFTAAGSIGVVMHTATGPQIEMIKTGQAVISTSLFANYAFREAVNDPRVGVFIPTDIVVLMPITMFITKEARNPNAAKLFMEFVFSDEGQKALAQTSNVIVMGDNPFYPQLSLKYIQANVRKPMIVRFGDGIIDELLKPDVRNSFISMWKKWLGIG